From one Oceanispirochaeta sp. M1 genomic stretch:
- a CDS encoding sensor histidine kinase → SDIFKSNSYLFDLDGKDRFFCALYKDSILAGPEKLSQDSISSVFPLQTIPVSLQVSTSFSKIREPIKKIMYQILLVSSISILLLSVFFSVITSRNLIRPLLSLEDGIKQISIGNWENLKINVRDPIEIQFLSKSFNSMQESLRKKTLEHEASNFELKKANTDLISTQRQLVHSEKMASIGQLAAGVAHEINNPTAFVSTNLHTMVEYLSVYKNLFQQMEELITCIENKDVEEKSLTVINKIESMKEEENFPFILDDAFQLLEESIDGANRIKKIVLDLRNFARPESHDARLANINTAIEDALRLTSNELKYKCEIVKELGNLPDIFCRIDQITQVFVNLFVNAAHAIKEHGNITIKSWIETDSIFISVCDAGTGIDKENLDKLFDPFFTTKDVGEGTGLGLAISYGIIEKHGGTIKAESTPGKGSCFHIILPQKRNSI, encoded by the coding sequence TCTGATATTTTTAAATCTAATTCTTATCTTTTTGACCTAGACGGAAAGGACAGGTTTTTCTGCGCTTTATATAAGGATTCAATTCTGGCAGGCCCTGAAAAGCTGAGTCAGGATTCTATATCTTCTGTTTTTCCACTCCAAACTATTCCTGTCAGCTTGCAGGTATCAACAAGTTTTTCCAAAATTCGTGAACCTATAAAGAAAATCATGTATCAGATATTGCTTGTTTCCTCCATCTCTATATTGTTGCTGTCTGTATTTTTTTCAGTAATAACATCCCGAAATCTCATCAGGCCACTTCTTTCACTTGAGGATGGAATAAAACAAATAAGTATTGGTAACTGGGAAAATCTCAAAATTAATGTTAGAGATCCTATTGAGATTCAGTTTCTTAGCAAATCGTTCAATTCGATGCAGGAATCTCTCAGAAAAAAAACTCTTGAGCATGAAGCCAGCAACTTCGAACTTAAAAAGGCAAATACAGATTTAATCAGTACACAGAGACAGCTGGTACATAGCGAGAAAATGGCTTCCATTGGTCAGCTTGCTGCTGGAGTAGCTCATGAGATAAACAATCCAACTGCTTTTGTGAGTACTAATCTTCATACAATGGTTGAATATTTATCGGTATATAAAAATCTGTTTCAGCAGATGGAAGAGTTGATTACTTGTATTGAAAACAAAGATGTAGAAGAAAAGAGTTTGACAGTAATAAATAAGATAGAGAGCATGAAAGAAGAAGAGAATTTCCCTTTTATTCTTGATGATGCCTTTCAACTGTTGGAAGAATCCATTGACGGAGCTAACCGGATAAAGAAAATTGTACTGGATCTTCGTAATTTTGCACGACCGGAAAGTCATGATGCCCGGTTGGCTAATATAAATACTGCAATTGAAGATGCTCTTCGTCTGACCAGTAATGAACTTAAATATAAATGTGAAATTGTAAAAGAGCTGGGAAATCTTCCGGATATTTTTTGCAGGATTGATCAGATTACTCAGGTTTTTGTGAATCTTTTTGTCAATGCTGCTCATGCCATAAAAGAACACGGTAATATTACAATTAAATCGTGGATAGAAACAGATTCTATTTTTATATCGGTATGTGATGCAGGAACAGGTATTGATAAAGAGAACCTGGATAAATTGTTTGATCCGTTCTTTACTACAAAGGATGTAGGAGAAGGAACTGGTCTGGGACTGGCTATCTCTTATGGGATTATAGAAAAGCATGGTGGAACAATTAAAGCAGAAAGCACTCCCGGTAAGGGAAGCTGTTTTCATATTATTCTGCCTCAAAAAAGGAATAGTATATGA
- a CDS encoding response regulator has translation MSEENCVLFVDDEKDVLSSLLRQFRKADFKIYTAVGGKAALEILETESVNTIITDERMPGMNGLELLQIVKKKYPDIIRMVLTGYADSGTIIDAINKGEVYRFVSKPWSKEKLIEIIEQAFSNYKTLQQNRKHMEIIIEENNQLHKDIVLREKNLEISREILDMLPIPVLVITHKDTIGFFNNEADKLLDIQFDIDDPLDSVFPEHIAVKILQGFKKNGGQSSCIWEIEGRKLTLNIRALRPSDFFQGLIFFINLKGKGV, from the coding sequence ATGAGTGAAGAGAATTGTGTTCTATTTGTAGACGATGAAAAAGACGTTCTGAGTTCATTACTAAGGCAGTTTCGTAAAGCTGATTTCAAAATCTATACTGCTGTCGGCGGGAAGGCAGCTCTCGAGATATTAGAAACAGAATCCGTAAATACAATTATTACTGATGAACGTATGCCTGGAATGAATGGTCTTGAACTGCTGCAGATAGTGAAAAAGAAATATCCCGATATTATTAGAATGGTATTAACCGGTTATGCTGACAGCGGTACAATTATAGATGCAATTAATAAGGGAGAAGTGTACAGATTTGTATCAAAACCATGGAGTAAAGAAAAGTTGATAGAAATTATTGAGCAGGCATTCTCAAATTACAAGACATTACAACAAAATAGAAAACATATGGAAATAATAATAGAAGAGAATAATCAGCTGCATAAAGATATAGTTTTAAGAGAAAAAAATTTGGAGATATCCCGGGAAATTCTTGATATGCTTCCAATACCGGTTCTTGTAATTACTCATAAAGATACAATTGGTTTTTTTAACAATGAAGCAGATAAACTTTTAGATATCCAGTTTGATATTGACGATCCCCTGGATTCTGTTTTCCCGGAACACATAGCAGTAAAAATTCTACAGGGATTTAAAAAAAACGGAGGCCAAAGCTCTTGTATTTGGGAAATAGAGGGTAGGAAGTTGACATTGAATATTAGAGCTCTAAGGCCATCGGATTTTTTTCAGGGGTTAATATTTTTTATTAATTTAAAAGGAAAGGGTGTGTAA